In one window of Melospiza melodia melodia isolate bMelMel2 chromosome 21, bMelMel2.pri, whole genome shotgun sequence DNA:
- the FKBP6 gene encoding inactive peptidyl-prolyl cis-trans isomerase FKBP6, with product MAGGAGREGLGAGGRDPDPDPASAPAWALAPTPASTPSLSLASESLQPLQDLTGDGGVRKEQLRPGTGQPVPPSASVAVRYSGYLGNWNKLFCSNGNSKYPRLMKLGKDITLWGLEIGLLSMTKGEAALFVLTPEYAYGQRGCPPSIPPNTTVLFKVEVLDFIDSEECDTFFELTCEQRDRLPLEKVLKVAATEREFGNYFFYKQCFKIAKDRYKRALSILGRSSSGKAEQSQINASKLLLFLNLSLTYLKLERADRALKYGELALEMDQGNAKALFRCGQACLYMREYSKSRDYLARAQCIQPFNRDINNELKKLARYYKEYMKVEKEMCRQMFDPLNSYG from the exons AtggcgggcggtgccggccgggaGGGGCTCGGGGCCGGGGGGCGAGACCCGGACCCGGACCCGGCTTCCGCTCCGGCGTGGGCTCTGGCGCCGACCCCGGCCTCGACACCCTCTTTATCTCTGGCCTCGGAGTCTCTCCAGCCCCTGCAGGACCTGACCGGCGATGGAGGGGTGCGCAAGGAGCAGCTGCGCCCCGGCACCGGGCAGCCCGTGCCCCCATCCGCCTCCGTGGCAG TGAGGTACTCTGGGTACCTAGGAAATTGGAATAAGCTCTTCTGTTCAAATGGGAACAGCAAGTATCCGAGGCTGATGAAACTTGGAAAAG ACATCACCCTGTGGGGGCTGGAGATCGGGCTGCTGTCCATGACCAAAGGAGAGGCTGCGCTCTTCGTCCTCACTCCGGAATACGCCTATGGCCAGCGGGGctgtcctccctccatccccccaAACACCACGGTCCTCTTCAAGGTGGAGGTGTTGGACTTCATAGACTCAGAGGAGTGCGACACCTTCTTTGAGTTGACTTGC GAACAGCGGGATAGACTTCCCCTGGAAAAGGTGTTGAAAGTGGCAGCCACAGAAAGAGAGTTTGGCAACTACTTCTTCTATAAGCAGTGCTTCAAGATTGCCAAGGACAGATACAAGAGG GCACTCTCCATCCTGGGTCGCAGCTCTTCCGgtaaggcagagcagagccagatcAACGCTTCCAAACTGCTGCTGTTCCTGAATCTCTCACTCACTTACCTGAAACTGGAACGTGCTGACCGAGCTTTGAAATACGGGGAGTTGGCCTTGGAGATGGACCAAGGAAATGCCAAAGCGCTCTTCAGGTGTGGCCAG GCTTGTCTCTACATGAGGGAGTACAGCAAATCCCGGGATTACCTGGCCAGAGCTCAGTGCATCCAACCCTTCAACCGTGATATCAACAATGAGCTGAAGAAGTTAGCAAG ATACTACAAGGAGTATATGAAAGTGGAGAAAGAAATGTGCCGCCAGATGTTTGACCCTCTCAATTCTTATGGctga
- the NSUN5 gene encoding 28S rRNA (cytosine-C(5))-methyltransferase, with the protein MALYSAAAAVLAGLERGEGGLKSLVYNSGFPHVRQLYALVSETLRYASVLEKLLDGAALLQAEKKLPPQLAKVLVYDLLFGKGLKCGGRWKALARRHRARLEAELARMKVRHKVSRNEDLLAPEKAVSAAASQVPRYVRINTLKTCVDDVIEFFKRQGYAYLGKASSVEEMKALSGKKFMLDLHLPELLVFPSQTHLHDNLLYTSGHIILQDKASCLPAFLLGPVAGSHVIDACAAPGNKTSHLAAILKNKGQIFAFDVDPKRVATMNTLLTRAGVTGCQLVQQDFLTVDPGDRKYSRVTHILLDPSCSGSGMVTRGPGEEAAPSAERLQALAGFQRRALSHALSFPALQRLVYSTCSLHQEENEDVVQAVLQEWGSAFRLVTAFPSWPCRGLAAFSGAESCLRASPAETFTQGFFVAVLERCREGAAAPSSLPAAAKESPQPGEGTEPGAAPKKRKKKKQRVKE; encoded by the exons ATGGCGCTGTACAGCGCGGCGGCCGCGGTGCTGGCGGGGCTGGAGCGCGGCGAGGGCGGCCTGAAGAGCCTCGTGTACAACAGCGGCTTCCCG CATGTCCGGCAGCTGTACGCGCTGGTGTCCGAGACCCTCCGCTACGCCTCGGTGCTGGAGAAGCTGCTGGATGGAGCCGCGCTGCTGCAGGCCGAGAAGAAGCTGCCGCCGCAGCTTGCGAAG GTCTTGGTGTATGACCTGCTCTTCGGCAAGGGGCTGAAGTGCGGGGGCCGGTGGAAGGCCCTGGCCCGGCGGCACCGGGCGCGGCTGGAGGCCGAGCTGGCGCGCATGAAGGTGCGGCACAAGGTGAGCCGCAACGAGGACCTGCTGGCCCCGGAGAAGGCGGTAAGCGCCGCAG CCTCCCAGGTCCCACGCTACGTCCGGATCAACACCCTGAAGACTTGTGTGGACGATGTGATCGAGTTCTTCAAGCGCCAGGGATATGCCTATCTGGGCAAGGCATCCAG TGTGGAGGAGATGAAGGccctttctggaaaaaaattcaTGTTGGATCTGCATCTTCCGGAGCTGCTAGTTTTCCCTTCACAGACGCACCTCCACGACAACCTGCTGTATACTTCAGGACACATAATTCTGCAGGACAAG GCCAGCTGCCTCCCTGCCTTCCTCCTTGGTCCTGTTGCTGGCTCCCATGTAATCGATGCCTGTGCTGCCCCTGGGAACAAGACAAGCCACCTGGCTGCCATCCTGAAGAACAAGGG ACAGATCTTTGCCTTTGATGTGGACCCCAAGCGCGTGGCCACCATGAACACACTGCTGACACGGGCAGGGGTCACTGGCTGTCAGCTGGTCCAGCAGGACTTCCTGACCGTGGACCCCGGAGACCGCAAATACAGCAGGGTAACCCACATCCTTCTCGACCCATCCTGCAGCGGCTCAG GGATGGTGACGCGGGGGCCGGGGGAGGAGGCGGCCCCGAGTGCTGAGCGCTTGCAGGCGCTGGCTGGCTTCCAGCGCCGCGCCCTCAGCCATGCCCTGagcttcccagctctccagcgCCTGGTCTACTCCACCTGCTCCCTGCACCAGGAAGAGAACGAGGATGTGGTGCAGGCTGTACTGCAGGAGTGGGGCTCGGCCTTCAG GCTGGTGACCGCCTTCCCGTCGTGGCCCTGCCGAGGGCTCGCGGCCTTCTCTGGAGCAGAGAGCTGCCTCCGTGCTTCCCCTGCAGAGACCTTCACCCAAGGCTTCTTCGTGGCTGTGCTGGAGCGGTgcagggaaggggctgctgccCCCAG ctccctgcctgcagcagccaaGGAGAGCCCGCAGCCAGGAGAGGGAacagagccaggagcagctcccaagaagaggaaaaagaaaaagcagcggGTGAAAGAATGA